Proteins from a genomic interval of Clostridium cochlearium:
- the ylbJ gene encoding sporulation integral membrane protein YlbJ codes for MIFIVYFIIFLLSIALIYYIKDISYILTFICTLLILFFILNPLKCIDSCLQGINLFFYKVFPSLFPFLVISNLILYSNGVGIYSKLFGKTLCHPLKLPTQCSFPLIVSALCGYPLGAKYSCDLYEEGLIDFNTCSRLLNIASNASPLFIVGTLGASMLKDKTLGYIFLASSYLSCFTMGIIMPNKSKIKDYYSNKKGSSFDMGTTLKNSIENAIKTSTLVGGFVTLFFILNEIIKNSIIFNAISNFTYNLFKIPNELTKGFILGILEITNGCNLISSSCISLDIKILVLGFLLGFSGICIIWQCNSFMTRLKFSTKYYVKHKIIQGIFCSIYSLLLYKYIYKKSPTFVFINSTPIGNKSIFIVLLLLLLPFIVFKYNEIKIK; via the coding sequence TTGATATTTATAGTATATTTCATTATTTTTTTATTATCAATTGCATTGATTTATTATATTAAAGATATATCTTATATACTAACTTTTATATGCACATTACTTATATTATTTTTTATTTTAAATCCACTAAAATGTATTGATAGTTGCTTACAGGGAATAAATTTATTTTTTTATAAGGTGTTCCCTTCTCTTTTTCCTTTTTTAGTTATATCAAATTTAATATTGTATTCAAATGGAGTAGGTATATATTCTAAGCTATTTGGGAAAACACTATGCCATCCACTTAAACTTCCAACCCAATGTAGTTTCCCATTAATAGTAAGTGCATTATGTGGTTATCCATTAGGAGCAAAATATTCTTGTGATCTATATGAGGAAGGACTTATAGATTTCAATACCTGTAGCCGACTTTTAAATATAGCTTCAAATGCAAGTCCACTTTTTATAGTGGGTACACTAGGAGCATCTATGCTTAAAGATAAAACTTTAGGATATATTTTTTTAGCATCCAGCTATTTATCTTGCTTTACCATGGGGATTATAATGCCTAATAAATCTAAAATTAAAGATTATTATTCTAATAAAAAAGGGTCATCTTTTGATATGGGGACTACTTTAAAAAACTCTATAGAAAATGCTATAAAAACTTCAACTTTAGTAGGGGGCTTTGTAACTTTATTTTTTATACTTAATGAAATAATAAAAAATAGCATTATATTTAATGCTATTTCAAATTTTACGTATAATTTGTTTAAAATTCCTAATGAATTAACTAAAGGTTTTATACTTGGAATTTTAGAAATTACTAATGGATGTAATTTAATTTCTTCATCTTGTATATCTTTAGATATAAAAATATTAGTATTGGGTTTTTTATTAGGTTTTAGCGGCATATGCATAATATGGCAATGTAACTCTTTTATGACCAGACTAAAATTCTCTACAAAATACTATGTTAAACACAAAATAATTCAAGGCATATTTTGTAGTATATATTCACTATTACTTTATAAATATATCTATAAAAAGAGTCCTACTTTTGTGTTTATTAATTCCACACCAATTGGGAATAAATCTATTTTTATTGTACTGCTTTTACTTTTATTACCTTTCATTGTATTTAAATATAATGAAATAAAAATAAAATAA
- a CDS encoding nucleotidyltransferase, giving the protein MNITGVIVEYNPFHNGHLYHLNKTKEITNCDGIIAVMSGHFVQRGSPAILDKWTRAKLATLNGVDLVLELPTIYSTSSAEFFAYGAVSLLEGINVVNNICFGSELGDIDFILKVSKILHEEPESFKEDLKNFVDKGMSFPNAREKALINFMSTESNNFNFNNLLCLSNNILAIEYCKNLFRINSNIKPFTIKREGSYYNSLYLSEKLPSATAIRTHLENNKDLDKLVKSVPEYLLNVLKKFQNEQYKFPFEEDMFPYIKYKYFSNNKSIENLPDVSEGLHNRIYKALDTSNSLTEAIDMIKTKRYTHTRIKRILCQYFLGMDMINSDELRRKPCPYARILSFNKKGREILKLMKKNSNIPIINKIPKKIDSTLNLDINATKCYSLLNKKVNPLDDFLKNPVLNE; this is encoded by the coding sequence TTGAATATAACTGGTGTAATAGTTGAATATAATCCCTTTCATAATGGACATTTATATCATTTAAATAAAACCAAAGAGATAACTAATTGCGATGGAATTATAGCAGTAATGAGCGGTCACTTTGTACAAAGAGGAAGTCCTGCTATATTAGATAAGTGGACTAGAGCAAAATTAGCTACATTAAATGGGGTAGATTTAGTTTTAGAACTTCCTACTATATATAGTACTTCCTCCGCCGAATTTTTTGCCTATGGAGCTGTATCTCTTTTAGAAGGTATAAATGTAGTAAATAATATATGTTTTGGTAGTGAATTAGGTGATATAGATTTTATTTTAAAAGTTTCAAAAATTCTACATGAAGAACCTGAGAGTTTTAAAGAAGATTTAAAAAATTTTGTAGACAAGGGTATGTCCTTTCCAAATGCTCGTGAAAAAGCATTAATAAACTTTATGAGTACAGAAAGTAATAATTTTAACTTTAACAATCTTTTATGTTTATCAAATAACATACTGGCTATAGAATACTGTAAAAATTTATTTAGAATTAACAGTAATATTAAACCCTTTACAATAAAACGTGAAGGTTCTTATTACAATTCATTGTATTTAAGTGAAAAACTTCCTAGTGCTACAGCTATAAGAACTCATTTAGAAAATAATAAAGATTTAGATAAATTAGTAAAATCAGTGCCTGAATACCTATTAAATGTTCTCAAAAAATTTCAAAATGAACAATATAAATTTCCTTTTGAAGAGGATATGTTTCCATATATAAAATATAAATATTTTTCAAACAATAAATCTATTGAAAACCTTCCTGATGTTTCAGAAGGCCTGCACAATAGGATATATAAAGCCTTAGATACATCAAATTCGTTAACCGAAGCAATAGATATGATAAAAACCAAAAGATACACTCATACCAGGATAAAACGAATTCTATGTCAGTATTTTTTAGGAATGGATATGATAAATAGTGATGAATTGAGAAGAAAACCATGTCCCTATGCCAGAATATTAAGTTTTAACAAAAAAGGCAGGGAGATTTTAAAGCTCATGAAGAAAAATTCTAATATACCAATTATAAATAAAATACCTAAAAAAATAGATAGTACTCTTAATTTAGATATAAATGCCACTAAATGCTATAGTCTTTTAAATAAAAAAGTAAATCCCTTAGACGACTTCTTAAAAAATCCAGTTTTAAATGAATAA
- the pta gene encoding phosphate acetyltransferase, with the protein MKLMEEIWAKAKANKKKIVLPEGEEERNIEACSKIIKNAIADVVLVGNAEKIKEMANKLGVSVEGAEIVDPENSDKTADYAKALYELRKHKGVTLEKAEKIIKDPLYFGTMMVQKNDVDGMVSGAIHTTGDLLRPGLQIVKTAPGASVVSSSFIMMVPDSKFGNEGLLLFADCAVNPNPTSEDLASIAISTAETAKNLCGLDPKVALLSFSTQGSASHELVDKVVNATKLAKEKRPDLKIDGELQLDAAIVKSVADLKAPNSEVAGKANVLVFPDLQAGNIGYKLVQRFANAEAIGPITQGFAKPINDLSRGCTSDDIVNVVAVTVVQAQNQ; encoded by the coding sequence ATGAAGTTAATGGAAGAGATTTGGGCTAAAGCAAAGGCCAATAAAAAGAAAATTGTTTTACCAGAAGGTGAAGAAGAAAGAAATATTGAGGCTTGTAGCAAAATAATAAAAAATGCTATAGCTGATGTAGTTTTAGTAGGAAATGCTGAAAAGATTAAGGAAATGGCAAATAAATTAGGAGTAAGTGTTGAGGGTGCAGAAATAGTAGACCCTGAAAATTCAGATAAGACAGCAGATTATGCTAAAGCACTTTATGAACTTAGAAAGCATAAGGGAGTAACTCTTGAAAAGGCAGAAAAAATAATTAAAGATCCACTATATTTTGGAACAATGATGGTTCAAAAAAATGATGTTGATGGTATGGTATCTGGTGCAATACATACTACAGGAGATCTTTTAAGACCAGGACTTCAAATAGTTAAAACAGCACCTGGAGCATCAGTAGTATCTAGTTCATTTATAATGATGGTTCCAGATTCTAAATTTGGAAATGAAGGGCTTTTACTATTTGCAGATTGTGCAGTAAACCCAAATCCAACATCAGAAGATTTGGCATCAATTGCTATATCCACAGCAGAAACAGCTAAAAATTTATGTGGATTAGATCCTAAAGTAGCATTGTTATCCTTTTCAACTCAAGGAAGTGCTAGTCATGAATTAGTAGATAAAGTCGTAAATGCAACTAAACTTGCAAAAGAAAAAAGACCTGATTTAAAAATAGATGGGGAATTACAATTAGATGCTGCTATAGTAAAATCCGTTGCAGATTTAAAAGCACCAAACAGTGAAGTTGCAGGAAAGGCAAATGTTTTAGTATTCCCTGATTTACAAGCAGGAAATATAGGATATAAATTAGTTCAAAGATTTGCTAATGCAGAAGCTATAGGACCTATAACTCAAGGTTTTGCTAAACCAATAAATGATTTATCAAGAGGTTGTACTTCAGATGATATAGTAAATGTTGTAGCTGTTACTGTAGTTCAAGCACAAAATCAATAA
- a CDS encoding acetate kinase: MKILVINCGSSSLKYQFINMTNEEVLAKGLVERIGMEGSILTHKVNDEKYVIEEAMKDHKDAIKLVLDALTDKEHGVIDDMADISAVGHRVVHGGEKYANSVLIDEDVMKSLEECIKLAPLHNPPNIIGINACKALMPNTPMVAVFDTAFHQTIPEYAYIYPLPYELYKKYGVRKYGFHGTSHRYVSKKAAELMGKNIEDLKIITCHLGNGASICAVENGKSVETSMGFTPLEGIAMGTRSGNIDPAILPFLMKELNLSLDEVNDILNKKSGVYGISGVSSDFRDIEEAAEKGDHRAKLALDVFHYKVRRFIGSYAAAMGGVDCVVFTAGLGENSAESREEICKNLEFLGINIDQKKNNEGRGFAKVISEDNSKVKVFVIPTDEELMIARDTNEITSKLK; the protein is encoded by the coding sequence TTGAAAATTTTAGTAATAAATTGTGGTAGTTCATCTCTTAAATATCAATTTATCAATATGACTAACGAGGAAGTTTTAGCTAAAGGACTTGTAGAAAGAATAGGAATGGAAGGTTCTATTTTAACACATAAGGTTAATGACGAAAAATATGTAATAGAAGAAGCCATGAAAGATCATAAAGATGCTATAAAATTAGTTCTAGACGCCTTAACAGACAAAGAACACGGTGTTATAGATGATATGGCAGATATATCAGCAGTTGGACATAGAGTTGTTCATGGAGGAGAAAAATATGCAAATTCTGTATTAATAGATGAAGATGTAATGAAATCTTTAGAAGAATGCATAAAACTAGCTCCACTACACAATCCACCAAATATTATAGGTATAAATGCATGTAAAGCTTTAATGCCAAATACTCCAATGGTTGCAGTATTTGATACAGCTTTCCATCAAACTATACCAGAATATGCTTATATATATCCATTACCATATGAACTATATAAAAAATATGGAGTAAGAAAATATGGATTCCATGGAACATCACATAGATATGTATCTAAAAAAGCAGCAGAGTTAATGGGTAAAAACATAGAAGATTTAAAAATAATAACTTGCCATCTTGGAAATGGTGCAAGTATTTGTGCCGTGGAAAATGGTAAGTCTGTTGAAACTAGTATGGGATTTACACCACTTGAAGGTATAGCTATGGGAACAAGATCAGGAAATATAGATCCAGCTATATTACCATTTTTAATGAAAGAGCTAAATTTAAGTTTAGATGAAGTAAATGATATTTTAAATAAAAAATCTGGTGTATATGGAATATCTGGAGTAAGTAGTGACTTTAGAGATATAGAAGAAGCCGCTGAAAAAGGAGATCATAGAGCGAAACTTGCATTAGATGTTTTCCACTATAAAGTTAGAAGGTTTATAGGTTCTTATGCTGCAGCTATGGGTGGAGTGGACTGTGTTGTATTTACAGCAGGACTTGGAGAAAACTCTGCAGAAAGTAGAGAAGAAATATGCAAAAACTTAGAATTCTTAGGAATAAACATAGATCAAAAGAAGAATAACGAAGGAAGAGGATTTGCCAAAGTTATAAGTGAAGACAATTCCAAGGTAAAAGTTTTTGTAATACCAACAGATGAAGAGCTTATGATAGCAAGAGATACTAATGAAATTACTAGCAAATTAAAATAG
- a CDS encoding YceD family protein, with protein sequence MKIDVSRLLKKEIAKEDIDVTIKSTEFEHSGEIIKFLAPIHFKGSITNVENTLVLEGLFDTKIELSCSRCLDNIKKDMEVKVRETFTANEADKDGFDIFIENNIIDIMEVIENNIITILPVKKLCKEDCKGLCPKCGTNLNYNKCNCEKDDNIDPRMAKLKDFFASN encoded by the coding sequence ATGAAAATAGATGTATCAAGGCTATTAAAAAAAGAAATAGCTAAAGAGGACATTGACGTAACCATTAAATCAACTGAGTTTGAACATAGTGGCGAAATTATTAAGTTTTTAGCACCTATCCACTTTAAGGGTAGTATAACTAATGTTGAAAATACATTAGTACTTGAAGGGCTTTTTGATACAAAAATTGAGTTAAGCTGTTCAAGATGTTTAGATAACATAAAAAAAGACATGGAAGTAAAAGTTAGAGAAACTTTTACTGCAAATGAAGCCGATAAAGATGGATTTGACATCTTTATTGAGAATAATATTATTGATATAATGGAAGTCATAGAAAATAATATTATAACAATTTTGCCGGTGAAAAAACTTTGTAAAGAAGATTGTAAGGGTTTATGTCCTAAATGTGGAACAAATCTCAATTATAACAAATGTAATTGTGAAAAAGATGATAATATTGATCCAAGGATGGCAAAATTAAAAGATTTCTTTGCATCTAACTAA
- the rpmF gene encoding 50S ribosomal protein L32, which yields MANPKRKTSKARRDSRRAQNYKMSAPGITECPQCHEMKLAHRVCKNCGHYKGKEVVASEA from the coding sequence GTGGCAAATCCAAAGAGAAAAACTTCAAAAGCTAGAAGAGATTCAAGAAGAGCTCAAAATTATAAAATGAGTGCTCCTGGTATAACAGAATGTCCTCAATGCCATGAAATGAAGCTTGCTCACAGAGTTTGTAAAAACTGTGGACATTATAAAGGAAAAGAAGTTGTAGCTAGCGAAGCGTAA
- the plsX gene encoding phosphate acyltransferase PlsX, giving the protein MKIAVDGMGGDFAPKEVVAGCVDALNENKDLHIVITGKEELIKKELEAHNYDKARIEILDAREVISPNDSPVMAIRRKKDSSLNKGLQLVKQKKVEGIISAGSTGAFMAGSLFIVGRIKGIDRPALAPVMPGKNAPFMVIDVGANAECKPKNLLQFALMGKIYFEKILNVKNPTIGLVNIGVEEEKGTELTKETYKLLKNSNLNFIGNVEPRDIPTGDVNILVCDGFTGNTILKTYEGVVQNVFEILKEEIMSSFQGKIGGALLKPSFKNIKKKFDYKEYGGAAFIGVEGICVKAHGSSDRKAFKNAIKQCIKFHNGNIINNIKEELIDSE; this is encoded by the coding sequence ATGAAAATAGCTGTAGATGGCATGGGTGGAGATTTTGCGCCCAAGGAAGTAGTGGCTGGTTGTGTAGATGCTCTTAATGAAAATAAAGATTTACATATAGTGATCACAGGAAAAGAAGAATTAATAAAAAAGGAATTAGAAGCACATAATTATGATAAAGCTAGAATAGAAATTTTAGATGCTAGAGAAGTTATATCTCCTAATGACTCACCAGTTATGGCAATAAGAAGAAAGAAAGATTCTAGTCTTAATAAAGGCTTGCAATTGGTAAAACAAAAGAAAGTAGAAGGTATAATTTCTGCAGGCAGTACTGGAGCTTTTATGGCAGGTTCTTTATTTATAGTGGGTAGAATAAAGGGCATAGATAGACCTGCATTAGCACCTGTAATGCCAGGAAAGAATGCTCCTTTTATGGTTATAGATGTAGGAGCAAATGCAGAGTGTAAGCCTAAAAATTTATTGCAATTTGCACTAATGGGCAAAATATATTTTGAAAAAATATTAAATGTGAAAAATCCTACCATAGGATTGGTTAACATAGGTGTAGAAGAAGAAAAAGGAACAGAATTAACAAAAGAAACATATAAATTATTAAAGAATTCAAATTTAAACTTCATAGGCAATGTGGAACCTAGAGATATACCAACAGGAGATGTAAATATATTGGTATGTGATGGATTTACAGGTAATACGATTTTAAAAACCTATGAAGGTGTAGTTCAGAATGTATTTGAAATTTTAAAAGAAGAAATAATGAGTAGTTTTCAAGGTAAAATAGGAGGAGCTTTATTAAAACCGTCTTTTAAAAACATAAAAAAGAAATTTGATTATAAAGAATATGGCGGTGCAGCTTTCATTGGTGTAGAAGGCATTTGCGTAAAAGCACATGGCTCCTCAGATAGAAAAGCTTTTAAAAATGCTATAAAACAATGTATAAAATTTCATAATGGCAATATTATTAATAATATAAAAGAAGAACTTATTGATAGTGAATAA
- the acpP gene encoding acyl carrier protein: MILDKVRDIISEQLGVDPEEIKMESSFVDDLGADSLDVVELIMALETEFDLEIADEDAEKVATVGDVVEYLRNHVED; encoded by the coding sequence ATGATACTTGATAAGGTTAGAGATATAATTTCAGAACAATTAGGTGTAGATCCAGAAGAAATAAAAATGGAATCTTCATTTGTAGACGATTTAGGAGCTGACTCTTTAGACGTAGTAGAGTTAATTATGGCCCTAGAAACTGAATTCGACCTAGAAATAGCAGACGAAGATGCTGAAAAGGTAGCTACAGTGGGAGATGTTGTGGAATATTTAAGAAATCATGTTGAAGATTAA
- the rnc gene encoding ribonuclease III: protein MNKNVDLKDLQDKIGINFKNPKLLHIALTHSSYANEKKKIKYNERLEFLGDSVLQLVITEYLFMHYKDKTEGELSKKRALIVCENSLFSIAKTLELGEYIKMSKGEELTGGRERISILADSVEALIASIYLDKGIDIVRDFILQNFYSIIEKAMKDEIVMDYKTKLQEIIQKDGDIQIDYVLIKYEGPPHRRKFYTEVKIKEHVLGNGVGYSKKESEQNAAKKAIENMEETKNHE from the coding sequence ATGAATAAAAATGTAGATTTAAAAGATCTTCAAGATAAAATAGGAATAAATTTTAAGAATCCGAAATTATTACATATAGCCTTAACTCATAGTTCCTATGCAAATGAAAAAAAGAAAATAAAATATAATGAAAGGTTAGAATTTTTAGGTGATTCTGTACTTCAGTTAGTTATAACAGAATATTTATTTATGCACTATAAAGATAAAACAGAAGGGGAACTTTCAAAAAAGAGAGCCTTAATTGTGTGTGAAAATTCTCTATTTAGCATTGCTAAAACTTTAGAATTAGGAGAATATATAAAGATGAGTAAAGGAGAAGAGTTAACTGGAGGAAGGGAAAGAATTTCTATTTTAGCAGATAGTGTGGAGGCTTTAATAGCTTCTATATACTTAGATAAAGGTATTGATATAGTCCGTGATTTTATATTGCAAAATTTTTATAGTATAATTGAAAAAGCAATGAAAGATGAAATAGTAATGGATTATAAAACTAAATTACAGGAAATAATTCAAAAAGATGGAGATATACAAATAGACTATGTTTTAATAAAATATGAGGGACCGCCACATAGAAGAAAATTTTATACAGAAGTAAAAATAAAAGAACATGTATTAGGCAATGGTGTGGGTTATAGCAAAAAAGAATCAGAACAAAATGCTGCTAAAAAAGCCATAGAAAATATGGAGGAGACTAAAAATCATGAGTAA
- a CDS encoding elongator complex protein 3 — protein sequence MSKKHYIIPIFVPHEGCVHNCVFCNQNSITGISEVIDAKYTKNTIKAYLETINRTEETVIEVSFFGGSFTAIDINKQRRLLKVAREYKEKGLIDFIRLSTRPDYIDDFILTNLKEYKVDIIELGVQSLDEEVLKRSARGHSEEHVRKASKLIHEYGFTLGHQVMLGLPGDTFEKDIKTALKVVEMKPKICRIYPALVIKNTPMEKMYEQGIYKPYTLEEAVEISKELYNIFTKNNIEVIRIGLQPTEEINEGGELVAGPFHPAFRELVESKIINERILDYLKDKDYKKIEIEISPKNISKLYSNKKQLFNDTLNKLKLNNIKVIQNSSLGEKSIGIKYDEIYNVLPIHKKC from the coding sequence ATGAGTAAAAAACATTATATAATTCCAATTTTTGTTCCCCATGAAGGATGTGTTCATAATTGTGTATTTTGTAATCAGAATTCCATAACGGGAATAAGTGAAGTAATAGATGCTAAATACACAAAGAATACTATAAAGGCATATTTAGAAACTATAAATAGAACTGAAGAAACTGTAATAGAGGTATCTTTTTTTGGGGGAAGTTTTACAGCAATAGATATAAATAAACAAAGAAGACTTCTAAAAGTGGCAAGAGAATACAAAGAAAAAGGTCTTATAGATTTTATAAGATTATCAACAAGACCAGATTATATAGATGATTTTATATTAACAAATCTAAAGGAATATAAAGTAGATATTATAGAATTAGGAGTTCAATCTCTTGATGAAGAAGTTTTAAAAAGATCTGCTAGGGGACATAGTGAAGAACATGTAAGAAAAGCTTCTAAATTAATACATGAATATGGATTTACTTTAGGTCACCAAGTGATGTTAGGATTACCTGGAGATACTTTTGAAAAGGATATAAAAACTGCCTTAAAGGTTGTAGAAATGAAGCCTAAAATATGTAGAATATATCCAGCACTTGTAATTAAAAATACTCCTATGGAAAAAATGTATGAACAAGGAATTTATAAACCTTATACATTAGAAGAAGCAGTTGAAATCAGCAAAGAATTATATAATATATTTACTAAAAATAATATAGAAGTAATAAGAATAGGACTACAACCTACAGAAGAAATAAATGAAGGTGGAGAATTAGTAGCAGGACCTTTTCATCCAGCTTTTAGAGAATTAGTGGAAAGCAAGATTATAAATGAAAGAATTTTAGATTATTTAAAGGATAAAGATTATAAGAAAATTGAAATAGAAATAAGTCCCAAAAATATATCAAAATTATATTCAAATAAAAAACAATTATTTAACGACACATTAAATAAATTAAAGCTAAATAATATTAAAGTAATACAAAATTCTTCTTTAGGTGAAAAATCAATAGGTATAAAATATGATGAAATTTATAATGTTTTGCCGATACATAAAAAATGCTAA
- a CDS encoding stage V sporulation protein S, whose protein sequence is METLKVSAKSEPKSVAGALAAAIKEKNIAEVQAVGAGAVNQAIKAIAITRGFVAPNGVDLVVIPAFSEVSIEGEERTAIKFIVEPR, encoded by the coding sequence ATGGAAACATTAAAAGTGTCAGCTAAATCAGAACCAAAATCAGTAGCGGGAGCATTAGCTGCGGCTATAAAGGAGAAGAATATTGCAGAAGTTCAAGCAGTAGGTGCAGGAGCTGTAAATCAAGCAATAAAAGCTATTGCCATAACTAGAGGATTTGTAGCACCAAATGGTGTGGATTTAGTGGTTATACCAGCTTTTTCAGAAGTAAGTATAGAAGGAGAGGAAAGAACTGCAATTAAATTTATTGTAGAACCAAGATAA